A stretch of Candidatus Poribacteria bacterium DNA encodes these proteins:
- a CDS encoding transposase: protein MAYFHRTKILKVKKQSGFSDIQEASASVWNECLYLMDMYQWHRGYPHAHDHFWFGGDCEGWIDKNLSKSQPLHSQSIQAIRKQYFKSWKSYSALKKSGGVVNPKPPNKRKNYMTTRWLKSAITFVDNSLFGKRLVLSMGSNSDKLGIQLPSNFNMSETEHIATIDLVYNYGQWELHFSYRYEVKDTDSGKGVVGVDIGEIHPIVTHDGMDTHIYNGRYIRSLYRLRNKVLSEFSHAISRCKRHSKRWWKLTRRKWKRIKKIDNQIKDALHKHTTKFLKYCKYKGIGTIVLGDLTGIRDNINYGNRANQKLHQWAFGKITSLIAYKSKVLGIKVVQIDEAYTSQTCPECGNRKKPNNREYTCKCGFEYHRDGVGAINILRKYQGCLGDPVVAAMGSPRMAPPLGFRLEVPVALD, encoded by the coding sequence ATGGCGTATTTCCACAGAACGAAGATTTTGAAGGTAAAAAAGCAGTCTGGTTTTTCCGATATTCAGGAAGCGTCAGCGTCTGTATGGAATGAGTGTTTGTATTTGATGGATATGTACCAATGGCATCGTGGTTATCCTCATGCTCATGATCATTTCTGGTTTGGAGGTGATTGTGAAGGTTGGATAGATAAAAACCTGTCTAAGTCACAGCCTTTGCATTCTCAAAGTATACAGGCGATTAGGAAGCAATATTTCAAGTCGTGGAAGTCTTACAGTGCTTTGAAGAAGAGTGGTGGCGTTGTGAATCCTAAACCGCCTAATAAGCGTAAGAACTATATGACGACGCGTTGGTTGAAGTCTGCGATTACTTTTGTGGATAATAGTTTGTTTGGTAAACGCCTTGTTCTTTCCATGGGTTCTAATAGTGATAAATTAGGCATACAACTGCCGTCTAACTTTAACATGTCTGAAACGGAACACATTGCTACTATTGATTTGGTTTACAACTATGGACAGTGGGAATTGCATTTTTCCTATAGATATGAGGTTAAGGATACTGATTCTGGTAAGGGCGTAGTAGGTGTGGATATTGGCGAGATACATCCTATTGTGACACATGACGGCATGGATACGCATATTTACAATGGACGGTACATCAGATCCCTGTACCGACTGCGTAATAAAGTGCTATCTGAGTTCAGTCATGCTATCAGTAGGTGTAAGCGGCACAGCAAACGCTGGTGGAAACTCACGAGGCGTAAGTGGAAACGCATCAAGAAAATTGACAACCAAATCAAAGACGCTCTCCATAAACATACCACCAAGTTCCTGAAATACTGCAAGTATAAAGGGATTGGCACGATTGTCTTGGGTGACCTGACTGGCATACGCGACAATATCAACTACGGCAATCGTGCCAATCAGAAGTTGCACCAGTGGGCATTTGGCAAGATTACGTCTTTGATTGCCTACAAGTCAAAAGTGTTAGGTATCAAGGTTGTTCAAATTGATGAGGCTTACACTTCACAAACCTGCCCGGAGTGCGGCAATAGGAAGAAACCTAATAATCGTGAGTACACCTGTAAGTGCGGTTTTGAGTATCATCGCGATGGCGTAGGTGCAATTAATATTTTGAGAAAGTATCAGGGTTGTTTAGGCGACCCTGTAGTGGCGGCAATGGGTTCGCCCCGGATGGCACCGCCCTTGGGCTTTCGCTTGGAAGTCCCTGTTGCCTTGGATTAA